The genomic stretch CGAGGAGGTGCCCGAGACCTACGCGACCATCCCCGGCGCGTGGATGGACCTCTCGATGGCCTTCGGCATCCAGCCCGAGGGGCTGGCGTATCTCGAACGCCACCCGACGAAGTTCTACGACCAGCTCCCCGGCGTCGAGTTCGACGAGGAGGAGGTCGTGATCTTCGGCGACGGGGAATCGGCGCGCAGCTACGACAAGGAGGTCTTCTACGAGATGGACGCCGACGTCCACCTGATGGACCCGCGCATGCTGCAGGAGTACTCGGGCTGGAGCGACGAGGACGTCGCGGAGATCGAGGGGAACGTCGCGCCGTATCTGGGCTCGCAGATCCGCTTCGACTTCGACGGCCAAGAACCGTACTACACGATGTACGAGGCCCTCGAGAGGAACGCGGAGGTCTTCCAGCGCCAGGAGCAGTACGAGGCGTGGGTCGATCTGCACGAGGAGTTCATCGCCGACGTCGAGGCCGAACTGCCCCCCGAAGACGAGCGGCCCTCGGTCGCCGTCTTCTGGCGCGGGCTGGACGCCGACGCGGGCGAGTTCAATCCCGCGCCGATCCACGAGAAGCGAAACGACACGCAGAGCTACCGGGATCTCGGGCTCGTCGACGCCTTCGAGGGCCAGCACGTCGACGGGCCCGTGGGCTACGAGACGCTGCTGGAGATCGAGCCCGACTACCTCTCGGCGCTGAACCTCTCGTCGATGACCGGCGAGGAGTGGCAGACGGAGGTCGTCGAGCCGCTGGAGAACCACTCGACGGCGAGCGAGCTGCAAGCAGTGCAGAACGGCAACGTCGTGCGCGCGGCGGGCCAGTTCATGGGCCCGATCGTCCACCTGTTCTCGACGGAGGCGCTCGCGAAGCAGGTCTTCCCCGACCGGTTCGGCGAGTGGCCCGGCGATTCCGAGGCGATCCCCGACGGGGAGCAACTGTTCGACCGCGAACGCGTCGCCGACATCGTCAACGGCGTCTGAGCGGGCGGCGCTCATCGCGAGCCGTGGATCGCCCCGGCTCCGGGCGGGCTCGGACCGTTTTCGGCCGGCGGACACTCCTGATGGACGACGACGTCGTAGCGCGGAAGCGTCGGATCGTAGCGGCGAAGCGCCGCCCGATACTGTTCGGTAACCCGGGCCGCCACACGGGCGGCCGGTCGGCTCTCGAATCGCAGCCCGGCCGCCGGGACCGGCCGATCGCCGAGCCGACGGCAGCGCAGGACGTACTCGCCGGTCGGGCTCGCGAGCGCCTCGACCCGCGTGCGGAGTTCGACCAGCGGGGGGTTCGTGGTCATCGTGAGGTGGCTGATCGGCTCAGTCCTCGGGCTCGTGGCGCGCGCGGATCGGCATCACGCGGGGGCCGCGTTCGGTGGGTTCGACCGCCGCGTCGACGCCGAACACCTCCGCGAGCAGCTCCTCGGTGACGACCTCCTCGGGGCGGCCGCGCGCGTGGATCGCGCCCTCTTTCAACGCGAAGACGTGGTCGGCGTAGCGGGCGGCCTGGTCGATGTCGTGGAGCACGACCACGACCGTGATCTCGCG from Halalkalicoccus tibetensis encodes the following:
- a CDS encoding ABC transporter substrate-binding protein, whose protein sequence is MQRRRLLTSGAGLIAAAVAGCIGGDDDEASEGSEGAGTGNEEETGAGDGDGGTPYEVTVEPAGTHTFEEVPETYATIPGAWMDLSMAFGIQPEGLAYLERHPTKFYDQLPGVEFDEEEVVIFGDGESARSYDKEVFYEMDADVHLMDPRMLQEYSGWSDEDVAEIEGNVAPYLGSQIRFDFDGQEPYYTMYEALERNAEVFQRQEQYEAWVDLHEEFIADVEAELPPEDERPSVAVFWRGLDADAGEFNPAPIHEKRNDTQSYRDLGLVDAFEGQHVDGPVGYETLLEIEPDYLSALNLSSMTGEEWQTEVVEPLENHSTASELQAVQNGNVVRAAGQFMGPIVHLFSTEALAKQVFPDRFGEWPGDSEAIPDGEQLFDRERVADIVNGV